One Pleurocapsa sp. PCC 7327 DNA segment encodes these proteins:
- a CDS encoding FmdB family zinc ribbon protein, which produces MPLYEFRCDSCGEFEAWRTIAELSEPVQCPSCEGVAKRIFSPPNINLNVGSFQAKQGNVREPKLVKREREPEKPKYQSPQSGRPWMIGHSPSRY; this is translated from the coding sequence ATGCCACTTTATGAGTTTCGGTGCGATTCCTGCGGAGAGTTTGAAGCTTGGCGCACGATTGCCGAACTGAGCGAACCCGTGCAATGTCCCAGTTGCGAGGGAGTTGCCAAACGCATTTTCTCGCCTCCTAATATCAATTTAAACGTCGGTAGCTTCCAAGCGAAGCAGGGAAATGTCAGGGAACCCAAGTTAGTCAAGCGAGAGCGAGAACCCGAAAAACCCAAGTATCAAAGTCCCCAAAGCGGACGACCTTGGATGATCGGTCATTCTCCGTCGAGGTATTAA
- a CDS encoding FkbM family methyltransferase yields the protein MLNETNLLENNSKKESKLAKILRSQMVIVDIGSNSGKYTFEVNKALSSGSIYAIEPNPIKFEKLKEKCPQWEKDSDNKIHLLQIGIGDRDGQSNFFFSNSPTHGSFLKEDISQVKQELDDAIAWEEITVDIYQLDTLFKPIKPDIIKIDVKGKELPILRGASTFGRNTQSDSK from the coding sequence ATGCTGAATGAAACAAATTTGCTCGAAAATAACTCCAAAAAAGAAAGTAAGTTAGCTAAAATTTTGCGATCGCAGATGGTTATAGTCGATATTGGGTCTAATTCGGGAAAGTATACCTTTGAAGTAAATAAAGCTCTGAGTAGTGGTAGTATCTATGCTATCGAACCCAATCCAATTAAGTTTGAAAAACTGAAAGAAAAGTGCCCTCAGTGGGAAAAAGACTCTGATAATAAGATACATCTTTTACAGATAGGTATCGGCGATCGCGACGGACAAAGCAATTTTTTCTTCTCTAATTCTCCTACTCATGGCAGCTTTTTAAAAGAAGATATCTCTCAAGTTAAGCAAGAACTAGACGATGCGATCGCTTGGGAAGAAATTACAGTAGATATCTATCAGCTTGATACTTTATTCAAACCGATTAAACCAGACATTATTAAAATTGATGTAAAGGGTAAAGAGTTACCAATTCTTCGGGGAGCATCCACTTTTGGAAGAAACACCCAATCAGACAGCAAGTAA
- a CDS encoding aminopeptidase P family protein has product MQLEDSSNSLQATLRQRRQRLACIVKTPVILWSGRAPARNFPANRYPFRASSHFLYFAGFPLDNAAIRLENGKLELFLDDASPESALWYGEMPKRDEIAAKMGADAVYPFAELASRTANAATVAVQDIKTYQQQCQLLARTVAPANAPEGIDLELAKAIVSLRLSHDTEALAEICQAAAVSVEAHLAGIKATARAKTEAEVRGAMEGVIIAHNMQCAYSSIVTVHGEVLHNERYYHPLKSGDLLLADVGAETLMGWAADITRTFPVSGKFSSTQRDIYDVVLAAHDTCIEKMRPGVEYRDIHLLAASVIAEGLVELGILRGNPTDLVEMDAHALFFPHGIGHLLGLDVHDMEDLGDLAGYEAGRTRSDRFGLSYLRLDRPLRPGMVITIEPGFYQVPAILNSPEFRAKYRDVVNWQRLERFRDVRGIRIEDDVLVTESGTEVLTARLPNAAEEIEALF; this is encoded by the coding sequence ATGCAGCTTGAAGATAGTAGCAACTCTCTCCAAGCAACCCTGCGCCAACGACGACAGCGCCTAGCTTGTATAGTCAAAACCCCCGTTATTCTCTGGTCGGGACGCGCTCCGGCTCGCAATTTCCCTGCCAATCGCTATCCGTTTCGCGCTAGCAGTCATTTCCTTTATTTTGCTGGTTTTCCCCTCGATAACGCCGCCATTCGCCTAGAAAATGGCAAGCTGGAATTGTTTCTCGATGACGCTTCCCCAGAAAGTGCCCTCTGGTACGGAGAAATGCCCAAACGCGACGAGATCGCCGCCAAAATGGGGGCGGATGCTGTCTATCCTTTTGCTGAGTTAGCCTCGCGGACTGCCAATGCTGCCACCGTTGCCGTGCAAGATATCAAAACCTATCAACAGCAATGCCAACTGTTGGCAAGAACGGTAGCGCCAGCCAACGCACCAGAAGGGATCGATCTCGAATTAGCCAAAGCCATTGTTTCTCTGCGATTGAGCCACGATACCGAAGCGCTAGCAGAAATTTGCCAAGCCGCTGCCGTATCGGTAGAAGCTCACCTAGCGGGAATAAAAGCAACTGCTAGGGCAAAGACGGAGGCGGAAGTTAGAGGGGCAATGGAAGGAGTAATAATTGCCCATAACATGCAATGTGCCTATAGCAGTATCGTGACGGTGCATGGAGAAGTATTACACAACGAACGGTATTACCACCCCTTGAAATCTGGAGACTTATTGCTAGCCGATGTCGGCGCAGAAACGCTCATGGGTTGGGCTGCCGATATTACTCGCACCTTCCCGGTTTCGGGAAAGTTTTCTTCCACCCAGCGCGATATCTACGATGTGGTCTTGGCGGCGCACGACACTTGTATTGAAAAAATGCGTCCTGGGGTAGAGTACCGAGATATTCATTTACTGGCTGCCTCAGTTATTGCTGAAGGATTAGTCGAGTTGGGCATTTTGCGGGGAAACCCTACTGATTTAGTGGAGATGGACGCTCATGCGTTGTTTTTTCCCCACGGTATCGGTCATCTTTTGGGCTTAGATGTCCACGATATGGAAGATTTGGGCGATTTAGCTGGATATGAGGCAGGGAGAACGAGGAGCGATCGCTTTGGTTTAAGCTATTTAAGATTGGATCGCCCCCTACGTCCGGGGATGGTCATCACCATAGAGCCTGGATTTTACCAAGTTCCTGCCATTCTAAATTCCCCCGAATTTCGCGCTAAATATCGAGATGTCGTCAATTGGCAGCGTTTAGAACGGTTTAGAGACGTGCGGGGAATTCGTATCGAAGATGATGTCCTCGTTACGGAATCTGGGACGGAAGTTTTAACCGCTCGATTGCCGAATGCTGCCGAGGAGATTGAGGCACTATTTTAA
- the psbA gene encoding photosystem II q(b) protein: MTSVIQRRRELDIGRIWEGFCNWVTSTDNRIYIGWFGVLMIPTLIAASVCFIIAFIVAPPVDMDGIREPIIGSLLGGNNLITAAVVPTSAAIGLHFYPIWDAASMDEWLYNGGPYQLIILHFLIGIWCYLGRLWELSYRLGMRPWISVAFSAPAAAATAVFLVYPIGQGAFAEGMPLGISGTFHFMLAFQANHNILMHPLHMLGVAGIFGGALLAATHGSLVTSSLIRETTNEESINAGYKFGQKEVTYNLLAGHVGYLGRLLIPSLAMRNHRAIHFLLAALPTIGIWCAALGISTMSFNLNGFNFNQSILDSHGHPIYTDADLINRANLGLRAMHAPNTHHFPLVLAGGEAVSIS, from the coding sequence ATGACCAGCGTTATTCAACGTCGCCGCGAGTTAGACATTGGCAGGATTTGGGAAGGATTTTGCAATTGGGTAACGAGTACCGACAATCGCATCTACATTGGTTGGTTTGGTGTTTTGATGATTCCCACCCTCATCGCTGCCAGCGTTTGTTTTATCATTGCCTTTATCGTCGCTCCCCCAGTGGATATGGACGGCATTCGGGAACCCATAATCGGTTCTTTATTGGGCGGGAACAATCTTATTACTGCTGCCGTCGTTCCCACTTCTGCTGCGATTGGCCTACATTTCTATCCGATTTGGGACGCGGCTTCCATGGACGAGTGGCTTTATAATGGCGGTCCCTATCAACTAATTATTCTTCACTTCCTGATTGGCATTTGGTGCTATCTAGGTCGTCTATGGGAACTCAGCTATCGCTTGGGGATGCGTCCTTGGATTTCCGTGGCATTCTCGGCACCTGCCGCAGCCGCCACAGCCGTATTCTTGGTTTATCCCATCGGTCAAGGGGCTTTTGCGGAAGGAATGCCTCTGGGTATCAGCGGTACGTTCCATTTTATGTTGGCATTCCAAGCCAATCACAATATCTTGATGCATCCGCTGCACATGTTAGGAGTTGCTGGCATATTTGGCGGCGCATTGTTAGCTGCCACGCATGGTTCTTTGGTCACGTCCAGCTTGATTCGAGAAACTACAAATGAGGAATCGATCAATGCTGGTTACAAGTTCGGTCAAAAAGAAGTAACCTATAATCTGCTTGCTGGACATGTTGGCTATCTGGGTCGCCTTCTCATCCCCAGTCTGGCCATGCGCAATCACCGTGCCATCCACTTCTTGCTCGCTGCATTGCCCACGATAGGTATCTGGTGTGCTGCACTGGGCATTAGCACGATGTCATTCAATCTCAACGGTTTCAATTTCAACCAATCCATTCTCGACAGCCACGGTCATCCAATTTATACCGACGCCGACCTAATCAATCGTGCCAATTTGGGTTTGAGAGCAATGCACGCGCCGAATACCCATCACTTTCCACTGGTTTTGGCAGGTGGTGAAGCTGTTTCTATCAGTTAA
- a CDS encoding Stf0 family sulfotransferase: MKVEEIFDRIAEVRLLKKLSDRGNLLFVGEEETIQYLQNFFARSNTNSHYNYYCLSENSDGFNYSRDDLLNYQAIIVASIDDEHFIFDRLKQELEQLNLETPILKLFSDLFVNVASARPLLQASDSKFTVPKIAYAIASTARSGSTVLCKALIATQIAGFPEEHLRQSSQVLTQNCHFDCLRYLRHLMTYRTTENGVFGTKFISHFFPVREQNNLDLDEILARFNFIYLIRRDKIAQAASGYIAQKTKTWHIDTDKKYKAYQASLNKIKIEDADLEKLHGYYQWILQEERFWEEFFEQRQISPLVIEYEQFVASPEQQVNQVLKYLKIIDEDRVKVLNRYQYKLYQIAKKFKIIGDDRAIKIKLKSKKLQSNLSKVLIQKYQEKYS, translated from the coding sequence ATGAAAGTAGAGGAAATCTTCGATCGCATTGCTGAAGTTCGCTTACTAAAAAAACTGAGCGATCGCGGAAATTTACTTTTTGTTGGCGAAGAAGAAACGATTCAATATTTACAAAATTTTTTCGCTCGCAGTAATACTAATAGTCATTATAATTATTACTGCTTGTCTGAAAACTCAGATGGGTTTAATTACAGTCGCGACGATCTATTAAATTACCAAGCTATTATCGTTGCATCTATTGATGATGAGCATTTCATTTTCGATCGCCTCAAACAAGAGCTTGAGCAATTAAATCTAGAAACTCCTATTTTAAAGTTATTTTCCGATCTTTTTGTCAATGTTGCGTCAGCTCGCCCATTGTTACAGGCATCTGACAGTAAATTTACTGTACCTAAAATTGCCTATGCGATCGCCTCTACTGCGCGATCGGGTTCGACGGTTTTATGTAAAGCTTTAATAGCAACGCAAATTGCTGGATTTCCCGAAGAACATTTAAGACAGTCCAGTCAAGTCCTTACGCAAAATTGTCATTTCGATTGCCTTAGATATCTTCGGCATTTGATGACCTATCGAACCACCGAAAATGGAGTTTTTGGAACCAAATTTATATCTCATTTTTTTCCCGTTCGAGAGCAAAATAATTTGGATCTTGATGAAATACTTGCTCGATTCAATTTTATTTATTTAATCAGGCGAGATAAAATCGCACAGGCAGCTTCAGGATACATTGCCCAAAAAACAAAAACTTGGCATATTGATACCGATAAAAAGTATAAAGCTTATCAAGCTAGTCTTAACAAAATTAAAATAGAAGATGCCGATCTCGAAAAATTGCACGGTTATTACCAATGGATCTTGCAAGAAGAACGTTTTTGGGAGGAATTTTTTGAGCAGCGTCAAATTTCCCCATTAGTAATTGAGTACGAACAATTTGTAGCATCTCCAGAACAGCAAGTCAATCAAGTTTTAAAATATCTAAAAATTATTGATGAGGATAGAGTAAAGGTTCTGAATCGATATCAGTATAAGCTCTATCAAATTGCCAAAAAATTTAAAATTATTGGGGACGATCGAGCGATCAAAATTAAACTAAAATCTAAAAAACTTCAATCAAATCTTTCGAAAGTTTTAATACAAAAATATCAAGAAAAATATAGTTGA
- a CDS encoding 2Fe-2S iron-sulfur cluster-binding protein produces MPTVTAQGKTITCPQGANLRRVLIENGIDLYNGNAKIINCMGIGSCGTCAVEIEGEVSEPNWKDKTRRSLPPHSPTKNRRLACQTKVLGDVRITKYNGFWGQGDRYVWTPEETVEQ; encoded by the coding sequence ATGCCTACAGTAACAGCCCAAGGAAAAACTATTACCTGCCCTCAAGGTGCCAACTTACGCCGAGTGTTAATAGAAAATGGCATCGATCTCTATAACGGCAATGCTAAAATTATCAACTGCATGGGGATTGGCAGTTGCGGAACTTGCGCGGTAGAAATCGAAGGTGAAGTATCCGAACCTAACTGGAAAGACAAAACCAGGCGATCGCTGCCTCCCCATTCTCCTACCAAAAATCGTCGTTTGGCATGTCAAACGAAAGTGCTAGGAGATGTTCGCATCACCAAATATAATGGGTTTTGGGGACAGGGCGATCGCTACGTTTGGACACCTGAAGAAACAGTCGAACAATAA
- a CDS encoding ISKra4-like element ISPle1 family transposase (programmed frameshift): protein MNQEKQERIKACLQELSTLLYEEADKSKLTDLEGIEKTVRSQVLELVSPEIAPFFIEQKTGTKVGKTRKIKSLVGELKLKAKQLIRLGLKPRTRLSPLLQKCCLRLSANESYQKAEIEIEALTGVKVGHSTQQQLVLSQDFQLPLAKQSVSEVSVDGGKVRLRGKPKAGCHWRDYKTVRLQGIYYGAFFDDNQSLIDYVNSQQLLDPLVCLGDGHDGVWNLVREFGQDQFSRCEILDWYHLKENLYKVGGSLKRLKAAETLLWQGQVEAAKTLFNHCRGKQAKNFIAYLEKHLPRIVNYSYYQAEQLCSIGSGAVESAIKQIGLRIKISGAQWNVESVNHILSVRCAYLNGLLAV, encoded by the exons ATGAACCAAGAGAAACAAGAACGGATCAAAGCCTGCTTACAAGAATTGTCAACACTGCTGTATGAAGAAGCAGACAAAAGTAAGCTGACAGACCTTGAAGGCATAGAAAAAACAGTTCGCAGTCAAGTATTAGAACTAGTCAGCCCAGAAATAGCCC CTTTTTTTATCGAACAAAAAACTGGAACAAAAGTAGGTAAAACTAGGAAAATAAAAAGCCTAGTAGGGGAACTGAAATTAAAAGCCAAACAGCTTATTAGACTAGGTTTAAAGCCAAGAACTCGCCTAAGTCCATTACTTCAAAAGTGCTGTTTGAGGTTATCAGCTAACGAATCATACCAAAAAGCAGAAATCGAGATTGAGGCATTGACAGGAGTAAAAGTTGGTCATTCAACACAACAACAACTAGTGCTGTCACAAGATTTTCAACTACCACTTGCTAAACAATCAGTTTCAGAAGTCAGCGTAGATGGAGGAAAAGTCCGACTCAGGGGTAAACCGAAAGCAGGCTGCCACTGGCGAGACTATAAAACCGTTCGTCTGCAAGGGATTTACTATGGTGCATTTTTTGATGACAACCAATCATTAATTGATTATGTCAATAGCCAACAGTTGTTAGACCCTCTTGTTTGCTTGGGAGATGGACATGATGGTGTCTGGAATCTGGTGAGAGAATTTGGACAAGACCAGTTTTCTCGCTGTGAAATTTTGGATTGGTATCACCTGAAGGAAAATCTTTATAAAGTTGGTGGTTCTTTAAAGCGACTCAAAGCTGCGGAAACTCTGTTGTGGCAAGGTCAGGTAGAAGCGGCCAAGACCCTATTTAATCATTGCCGAGGTAAACAAGCTAAAAATTTCATCGCTTATCTGGAAAAACATCTCCCTCGCATTGTCAATTACAGCTATTATCAGGCTGAACAATTATGTTCTATCGGTTCAGGGGCAGTTGAATCTGCAATTAAACAAATTGGTTTAAGGATCAAAATTTCTGGCGCACAGTGGAATGTTGAAAGTGTCAATCACATCCTCTCTGTTCGTTGTGCTTATCTTAATGGTTTACTTGCTGTCTGA
- the cimA gene encoding citramalate synthase, with product MSTANQIWLYDTTLRDGAQQEGISLSVEDKLRIAQKLDEMGIPFIEGGWPGANPKDVQFFWQLKEQPLTQAEVVAFCFTRRPNIPVAEDKMLQAILAAGTRWVTIVGKSWDLHVTEGLKTSLEENLNMIRDTIAYLRSQGRRVIYDAEHWFDGYKHNPDYAMQSLKAARDAGAEWLVFCDTNGGTLPHEISQVVKEVVRSLLEDSATIPRLGIHPHNDGGTAVANAIAAVLEGATMVQGTINGYGERCGNANLCTLIPNLQLKLGYRCLEDWQLAQLTATSRLVSEVVNMAPNDRAPFVGRSAFAHKGGLHVSAVQRNPITYEHIEPELVGNERRILISEQSGLSNVLSKARSFGIELDKQDATCQHILERLKTLENEGYQFEAAEASFELLMREALGQRLEMFQVKGFQVHCDMLKWTDMPYSNALATIKVVVKGEEILEAAEGNGPVSALDNALRKALAKFYPEIANFYLTDYKVRILDGGSGTAAKTRVLVESSNGKEHWTTVGVSTNILDASYQAVIEGIEYGLLLKSTAKTAVTSI from the coding sequence ATGAGTACTGCTAACCAGATTTGGCTTTACGATACCACTCTCAGAGATGGCGCACAGCAAGAGGGAATCTCCCTATCTGTGGAAGATAAACTGAGAATTGCGCAAAAACTAGATGAAATGGGAATTCCCTTTATTGAGGGAGGATGGCCCGGAGCCAATCCAAAAGACGTACAATTTTTCTGGCAGCTAAAAGAGCAACCCCTGACGCAAGCTGAAGTCGTCGCCTTTTGCTTCACTCGCCGTCCTAACATTCCCGTCGCAGAAGATAAAATGCTGCAAGCGATTCTCGCTGCGGGGACTCGTTGGGTGACGATTGTTGGTAAATCCTGGGATCTCCACGTCACTGAAGGATTGAAAACCTCTCTCGAAGAGAACCTCAACATGATTCGCGACACGATCGCGTATCTTCGCTCTCAAGGAAGGCGAGTCATTTACGATGCCGAACACTGGTTTGACGGTTACAAGCACAACCCTGACTATGCTATGCAATCTCTCAAAGCAGCTAGGGATGCGGGTGCAGAATGGTTAGTTTTTTGCGATACCAATGGCGGCACGCTTCCCCATGAAATTAGTCAAGTTGTCAAAGAAGTTGTCAGAAGTTTATTAGAAGACTCAGCTACGATTCCCCGACTCGGCATTCATCCTCATAATGATGGAGGTACAGCGGTTGCCAACGCGATCGCAGCCGTCTTAGAAGGTGCGACCATGGTACAGGGAACGATCAACGGTTATGGCGAACGCTGCGGCAATGCCAATCTCTGTACGTTAATCCCCAATTTGCAACTGAAACTCGGCTATCGCTGTCTCGAAGATTGGCAACTGGCACAACTAACTGCAACTAGCCGTTTAGTGAGCGAGGTTGTCAATATGGCTCCCAACGATCGCGCGCCTTTTGTGGGACGTTCGGCATTCGCTCACAAAGGTGGACTTCATGTTTCAGCCGTCCAAAGAAATCCGATTACTTACGAACACATTGAACCGGAATTAGTCGGCAACGAACGTCGAATTCTCATCTCCGAACAATCGGGATTGAGTAATGTGTTGTCTAAAGCACGTAGTTTTGGGATCGAGTTAGATAAGCAAGATGCCACTTGCCAACATATTCTAGAACGCCTCAAAACGCTAGAGAATGAAGGATATCAATTTGAGGCCGCAGAAGCGAGTTTTGAATTATTGATGCGCGAAGCTTTGGGACAGCGATTGGAGATGTTTCAGGTGAAAGGGTTTCAAGTACACTGCGATATGTTAAAGTGGACGGACATGCCTTATAGTAATGCTCTGGCGACGATTAAGGTAGTCGTTAAAGGAGAAGAGATCCTGGAAGCAGCAGAAGGAAATGGTCCCGTATCAGCATTGGATAATGCATTGCGGAAAGCGTTAGCGAAGTTTTATCCAGAAATCGCCAATTTTTATCTAACCGATTATAAAGTCCGAATTTTAGATGGCGGTTCGGGAACCGCAGCCAAAACCCGCGTTTTAGTGGAGTCGAGCAATGGCAAAGAACACTGGACGACTGTAGGCGTTTCGACCAATATTTTAGATGCGTCCTATCAGGCAGTAATTGAAGGAATAGAATATGGTTTGCTATTAAAATCGACGGCAAAAACTGCTGTAACTTCAATTTAA
- the fmdA gene encoding formamidase — protein sequence MPKTLFKVDLTKPMYEQELVGHNRWHPDIPAVVSVNPGDVFRIECKDWTDGQIKNNDDPNDIRDVKLSVVHVLSGPIHVNGAQPGDILVVDLLDIGPLPGDEWGFTGIFARDNGGGFLTDHFPNPAKAIWDIQGIYTSSRHIPGVRFAGISHPGLIGCAPSHELLAKWNARERALVEKGGPPWKPQIPPLAALPNPENAILGSLKGAEFDRVAAEGARTVPPREHGGNCDIKNLSKGSRIYFPVYVEGAKLSMGDIHFSQGDGEISFCGAIEMAGYLDLHVDLIKGGVEKYGMVNPIFKPGPVEPRYSEYLVFEGISVDEFTGEQYYLDAHVAYRRACLNAIEYLKKFGYTGEQAYLLLSCAPVEGRVSGIVDIPNACCTLALPTEIFDKNILPT from the coding sequence ATGCCAAAAACTCTCTTCAAAGTTGACCTAACTAAGCCCATGTACGAACAGGAATTAGTAGGTCACAACCGTTGGCATCCCGATATTCCCGCCGTCGTTTCAGTCAATCCCGGCGATGTTTTCCGCATTGAGTGCAAAGACTGGACTGACGGACAGATTAAAAATAATGACGATCCCAACGATATTCGCGATGTAAAACTCAGCGTAGTTCACGTTCTCAGCGGCCCCATTCACGTTAACGGCGCTCAACCCGGAGATATTCTCGTGGTCGATCTCCTCGACATCGGCCCCCTACCAGGAGACGAATGGGGCTTTACCGGAATTTTTGCTAGGGACAATGGCGGCGGTTTCTTGACCGATCATTTCCCCAATCCAGCCAAAGCGATTTGGGATATTCAGGGAATCTATACCAGTTCCCGACACATCCCAGGAGTTCGCTTTGCTGGCATTTCCCATCCCGGTTTGATTGGTTGCGCCCCTTCCCACGAACTGCTAGCAAAGTGGAACGCGCGGGAAAGGGCATTGGTAGAAAAAGGAGGTCCTCCCTGGAAGCCGCAGATTCCACCTCTAGCTGCCCTGCCCAACCCAGAAAATGCTATTCTGGGTTCGCTTAAAGGGGCAGAATTCGATCGCGTAGCGGCAGAAGGGGCACGTACCGTTCCGCCTCGCGAACACGGCGGCAACTGCGATATCAAAAACCTCTCGAAGGGATCGCGCATTTATTTTCCGGTTTATGTAGAAGGCGCGAAACTCTCGATGGGAGATATCCATTTCTCTCAGGGAGACGGAGAGATTTCTTTCTGCGGCGCGATTGAAATGGCAGGTTATCTCGACCTCCATGTCGATCTCATTAAAGGCGGCGTAGAAAAATACGGCATGGTTAATCCCATTTTTAAACCGGGACCAGTGGAACCTCGCTACTCCGAGTATTTAGTCTTTGAAGGAATTTCTGTAGACGAATTTACCGGGGAGCAATATTATTTAGACGCTCACGTTGCCTATCGCCGCGCTTGTTTGAACGCGATCGAATATTTGAAGAAATTTGGCTATACGGGAGAGCAGGCATACTTACTCCTCAGTTGCGCGCCTGTAGAAGGTCGAGTCAGCGGCATTGTCGATATTCCCAACGCTTGCTGTACCCTAGCCCTGCCAACAGAAATTTTTGACAAGAATATATTGCCAACTTAG
- a CDS encoding DUF6473 family protein, whose amino-acid sequence MQYQDRDWEIIDYQGFYLPNVAEKSFRGPKPEILEEGQYFVCLGAAQTFGCFCEKPYPTLLQEKLNIPTLNMGQAGAGPYCFLEDKSLLEYINKAKFAIIQVMSGRSESNSLFDSGGREYLTRLSDGVKIGADLAYKELIEQYDQNYVKKIVSETRANWVNNYQKLLQQIKVPKILFWFSTREPFYIEKYTNINTLFGRFPQLVNSKMVEQIKKYSDEYVKCITARGMPQLLISRFTGKPTSIDSGREDLRNLYGSKHMFNKYYPSPEMQIDAAKALEKVCKKYLFR is encoded by the coding sequence ATGCAATACCAAGACAGGGATTGGGAAATTATTGATTATCAGGGATTTTATTTACCAAATGTGGCAGAAAAATCTTTTAGAGGACCTAAGCCTGAAATCTTAGAAGAAGGACAATATTTCGTTTGTCTGGGTGCTGCTCAAACCTTTGGATGTTTTTGCGAAAAACCTTACCCAACATTATTACAAGAAAAATTGAATATCCCAACGCTCAATATGGGACAAGCAGGCGCTGGTCCATACTGCTTTCTTGAGGACAAGTCGTTGCTGGAATATATTAATAAAGCTAAATTTGCCATAATCCAAGTCATGTCGGGAAGAAGTGAAAGTAATTCTTTATTTGATAGTGGCGGTCGCGAATATTTAACCAGATTATCTGATGGAGTAAAGATTGGAGCCGACCTTGCTTACAAAGAGTTAATAGAGCAATATGACCAAAATTACGTTAAAAAAATTGTATCCGAAACAAGAGCTAATTGGGTTAACAACTATCAGAAACTACTTCAACAAATCAAGGTGCCAAAAATTTTATTTTGGTTCTCAACAAGAGAACCGTTTTATATAGAAAAATATACAAATATTAATACTTTATTTGGAAGATTTCCCCAATTAGTTAATTCAAAAATGGTCGAGCAAATTAAAAAATATAGCGATGAATACGTGAAATGTATAACGGCTAGAGGAATGCCCCAACTACTGATTAGTAGATTTACAGGCAAACCAACTTCAATCGACAGCGGTAGAGAAGATTTACGCAACCTTTACGGCAGCAAACATATGTTTAACAAGTATTATCCCTCGCCAGAAATGCAGATAGATGCTGCTAAAGCACTTGAGAAAGTATGCAAAAAATATTTATTTAGATAA